The Arachis hypogaea cultivar Tifrunner chromosome 14, arahy.Tifrunner.gnm2.J5K5, whole genome shotgun sequence genome has a segment encoding these proteins:
- the LOC112744529 gene encoding receptor-like protein EIX2 isoform X4 → MIQQLNLKYCVVGVMMMNGVVYAVLMVQLLAWTSSAVEVPSVKCIESERQALLSLKRVFNATDADWLSSWGDGEQQKECCNWEGIKCSNQTGHVIMLDIHHHVDPPELDELKVGYISPSLGELHHLKYLDLSGLFTLTPSIPPFIASLTFLTHLNLSHCFFDGNIPPQLGNLLFLEYLDLGGNHFSQQIPSQFSNLSHLLYLDLSSNNLVGGFPLQLTNMSSLTYLDLSLNNFNGTLPPQLGNLLSLEHLDLSDNAFTGTMPPQLGNLLSLEHLDLSDNAFTGTILSQFKNLSRLQYLDLHPSYYIWDKTMSLSSDLQWLSELSTMRYLSLARVNLSGASNWQQVSSLSHLQYLDLNGCNLVDSVSTASLAFPANFSTSLSFVDISYNSLRDASFIFPWLMNSSSSLVTLRMNDNGLTGTIPETFGDKLSSLEELNLANNELKGQIPLSLFHSCNLAYLDLSKNNLTGEFNEYIREYSRCAHKPLQVLDLGWNAITGVVPDISHLSSLQELRLDNNRLNGTIHEGLSNLGSLDLSHNALVFNVSEEWVPPFSLSVLYLAYCKLGPNFPAWLHTQTMIEHLDISYTGISSTVPNWFWEPLPQMWNLNISHNSFRGKIEGSILPAIVSNQLLSIDLSFNLFEGPIPAFLSNASQLLLSNNRFLTANPLLCANSSKYTRFMDLSNNNLRGELSDCWKGFESLVVLDLSNNQLYGNMPKSLGSLRNIQSIHFEGNNFSGEIPSSLHNCTQLQVFDVAGNKLSGTIPTWIGDNISKLLVLSLHSNNFHANSNATITDDYHYNFTIGIYNDSTSLIWKGKMSKYGSTLGLLRSIDFSSNKLTGKIPSEMMSLIGLVSLNLSRNLFSGEIPSTIGQLKSIDFLDLSRNHLSGTIPSQLAQIDRLSVLDLSYNDLSGEIPLGTQLQTRDASDYAGNPKLCGAPLNNTCPIHGHQISEHDADGDDDEQFVSEGFYIAMAVGFVMAFWGVCFSLILKKSWRYAYFKLLSDVCDKLYVFTAIKVAKLKRIRSQT, encoded by the exons ATGATACAACAACTTAACTTGAAATATTGTGTGGTTGGAGTGATGATGATGAATGGCGTAGTTTATGCGGTGTTGATGGTGCAACTACTTGCATGGACGAGCAGTGCAGTGGAGGTGCCAAGCGTGAAGTGCATTGAGAGTGAAAGGCAAGCTCTGCTTTCTCTCAAACGTGTCTTCAATGCCACGGATGCTGATTGGCTGTCTTCATGGGGAGATGGGGAGCAGCAGAAGGAGTGTTGCAACTGGGAAGGCATCAAGTGCAGCAACCAGACAGGCCATGTTATCATGCTTGATATTCATCATCATGTCGATCCCCCTGAATTGGATGAACTGAAAGTTGGCTACATAAGCCCATCACTGGGTGAGTTACATCATTTGAAGTATTTGGACCTTAGTGGTCTCTTTACTCTCACCCCATCCATCCCTCCTTTCATTGCCTCTTTAACCTTTTTGACACATCTCAATCTCTCTCATTGTTTCTTCGATGGAAACATACCCCCTCAACTGGGAAATCTACTCTTTCTCGAGTATCTTGATCTAGGAGGGAATCATTTTTCGCAACAAATCCCTTCTCAGTTCTCAAATCTCTCCCATTTATTGTACCTTGATCTTAGTTCCAATAATTTGGTTGGAGGATTCCCTCTTCAACTCACAAATATGTCATCCTTGACATATTTGGATCTTAGTCTTAATAACTTCAATGGAACACTGCCTCCTCAGCTTGGAAATCTCTTATCCTTGGAACATCTTGATCTCAGTGACAATGCATTCACCGGAACAATGCCTCCTCAGCTTGGAAATCTCTTATCCTTGGAACATCTTGATCTAAGTGACAATGCATTCACCGGAACCATTCTTAGTCAATTCAAAAACCTTTCTCGTTTACAGTATCTTGATCTCCATCCTTCTTATTATATTTGGGACAAAACCATGTCATTAAGTTCTGATTTACAGTGGCTATCTGAACTTTCAACCATGAGGTATCTTTCACTTGCTAGGGTGAATCTAAGTGGTGCCAGCAATTGGCAACAAGTGAGTAGCCTTTCTCATCTTCAATATTTAGACTTGAATGGTTGCAATCTTGTTGATTCCGTGTCCACTGCATCACTTGCATTCCCTGCTAATTTCTCCACTTCTTTGTCTTTCGTGGATATCTCTTACAACTCTTTAAGGGATGCATCCTTCATATTTCCATGGTTAATGAATTCCAGTAGTAGTCTTGTTACTCTGAGAATGAATGATAATGGTTTAACAGGAACCATACCAGAAACATTCGGGGACAAATTGAGCTCCCTTGAGGAGTTAAATCTTGCAAATAATGAGCTCAAAGGCCAAATACCTCTATCCTTGTTTCATAGTTGTAATTTGGCATACCTTGACCTATCCAAGAACAACTTGACAGGGGAGTTCAATGAATATATTCGAGAGTATTCTCGTTGTGCTCATAAACCCTTACAAGTCTTGGATTTGGGATGGAATGCAATTACAGGGGTGGTGCCTGACATCTCACATCTTTCATCTTTGCAAGAGTTACGACTTGATAACAATAGATTAAATGGAACCATACATGAAG GACTTTCCAATCTTGGCTCTTTGGATTTGTCTCATAATGCATTAGTTTTTAATGTTAGCGAGGAGTGGGTTCCCCCTTTCAGTTTAAGTGTCCTTTATTTGGCCTATTGCAAGTTGGGGCCTAACTTTCCAGCATGGCTTCATACCCAAACGATGATTGAGCATTTGGATATTTCCTATACTGGAATTTCTAGCACTGTTCCTAATTGGTTTTGGGAACCCCTTCCTCAGATGTGGAATTTGAATATTTCTCACAACAGTTTTCGAGGAAAAATTGAAGGCTCAATTCTACCAGCTATTGTTTCTAACCAACTTCTTTCAATTGATTTGAGCTTCAATTTATTTGAAGGTCCAATTCCAGCATTCCTTTCAAATGCTTCACAACTTCTTTTGTCCAATAACAGATTTTTAACTGCAAATCCTCTTTTATGTGCAAATTCTTCCAAATACACAAGATTTATGGATTTGTCAAACAACAACCTTAGAGGAGAACTTTCGGATTGTTGGAAGGGTTTTGAGTCGTTGGTCGTCCTAGATTTATCCAATAATCAGTTGTATGGAAATATGCCAAAATCTCTGGGGTCTTTAAGAAATATCCAGTCAATACACTTTGAAGGCAATAATTTTTCAGGAGAGATACCATCATCCTTGCATAATTGCACACAACTACAAGTTTTTGATGTTGCAGGTAATAAGTTGTCAGGAACAATACCAACCTGGATTGGAGATAATATTTCAAAGCTACTTGTACTTAGCTTGCATTCCAACAATTTTCATG CAAATTCAAATGCAACCATTACCGATGACTATCATTATAATTTTACCATCGGAATTTATAATGATAGCACATCACTCATATGGAAAGGGAAAATGTCAAAATATGGAAGCACCTTGGGATTGTTGAGAAGTATTGATTTCTCCAGCAACAAGTTAACAGGGAAAATACCAAGTGAGATGATGAGTCTTATTGGCTTGGTTTCTTTAAATCTTTCAAGAAACTTGTTCAGTGGAGAAATTCCTTCAACTATTGGACAGCTGAAGTCAATAGATTTTCTTGATCTATCCAGAAATCATTTGTCAGGAACAATTCCTTCACAGCTTGCTCAGATTGACCGTCTCAGTGTTCTTGACTTGTCATACAATGATTTATCTGGAGAAATCCCACTTGGCACGCAACTTCAAACAAGGGATGCTTCTGATTATGCAGGAAATCCAAAACTTTGTGGTGCTCCCCTCAACAATACTTGTCCCATTCATGGTCACCAGATCAGTGAACATGAtgctgatggtgatgatgatgaacaaTTTGTAAGCGAGGGGTTCTACATTGCTATGGCTGTTGGATTTGTTATGGCATTTTGGGGAGTTTGCTTCTCATTGATTTTGAAGAAATCTTGGAGATATGCTTATTTCAAGTTGTTGAGTGATGTCTGTGACAAGCTCTATGTATTTACAGCGATCAAGGTGGCCAAACTGAAAAGGATCAGATCTCAAACATGA
- the LOC112744529 gene encoding receptor-like protein EIX2 isoform X3 produces MIQQLNLKYCVVGVMMMNGVVYAVLMVQLLAWTSSAVEVPSVKCIESERQALLSLKRVFNATDADWLSSWGDGEQQKECCNWEGIKCSNQTGHVIMLDIHHHVDPPELDELKVGYISPSLGELHHLKYLDLSGLFTLTPSIPPFIASLTFLTHLNLSHCFFDGNIPPQLGNLLFLEYLDLGGNHFSQQIPSQFSNLSHLLYLDLSSNNLVGGFPLQLTNMSSLTYLDLSLNNFNGTLPPQLGNLLSLEHLDLSDNAFTGTMPPQLGNLLSLEHLDLSDNAFTGTILSQFKNLSRLQYLDLHPSYYIWDKTMSLSSDLQWLSELSTMRYLSLARVNLSGASNWQQVSSLSHLQYLDLNGCNLVDSVSTASLAFPANFSTSLSFVDISYNSLRDASFIFPWLMNSSSSLVTLRMNDNGLTGTIPETFGDKLSSLEELNLANNELKGQIPLSLFHSCNLAYLDLSKNNLTGEFNEYIREYSRCAHKPLQVLDLGWNAITGVVPDISHLSSLQELRLDNNRLNGTIHEGIGQLSILIELSLANNLLHGLISEAHFSGLSNLGSLDLSHNALVFNVSEEWVPPFSLSVLYLAYCKLGPNFPAWLHTQTMIEHLDISYTGISSTVPNWFWEPLPQMWNLNISHNSFRGKIEGSILPAIVSNQLLSIDLSFNLFEGPIPAFLSNASQLLLSNNRFLTANPLLCANSSKYTRFMDLSNNNLRGELSDCWKGFESLVVLDLSNNQLYGNMPKSLGSLRNIQSIHFEGNNFSGEIPSSLHNCTQLQVFDVAGNKLSGTIPTWIGDNISKLLVLSLHSNNFHANSNATITDDYHYNFTIGIYNDSTSLIWKGKMSKYGSTLGLLRSIDFSSNKLTGKIPSEMMSLIGLVSLNLSRNLFSGEIPSTIGQLKSIDFLDLSRNHLSGTIPSQLAQIDRLSVLDLSYNDLSGEIPLGTQLQTRDASDYAGNPKLCGAPLNNTCPIHGHQISEHDADGDDDEQFVSEGFYIAMAVGFVMAFWGVCFSLILKKSWRYAYFKLLSDVCDKLYVFTAIKVAKLKRIRSQT; encoded by the exons ATGATACAACAACTTAACTTGAAATATTGTGTGGTTGGAGTGATGATGATGAATGGCGTAGTTTATGCGGTGTTGATGGTGCAACTACTTGCATGGACGAGCAGTGCAGTGGAGGTGCCAAGCGTGAAGTGCATTGAGAGTGAAAGGCAAGCTCTGCTTTCTCTCAAACGTGTCTTCAATGCCACGGATGCTGATTGGCTGTCTTCATGGGGAGATGGGGAGCAGCAGAAGGAGTGTTGCAACTGGGAAGGCATCAAGTGCAGCAACCAGACAGGCCATGTTATCATGCTTGATATTCATCATCATGTCGATCCCCCTGAATTGGATGAACTGAAAGTTGGCTACATAAGCCCATCACTGGGTGAGTTACATCATTTGAAGTATTTGGACCTTAGTGGTCTCTTTACTCTCACCCCATCCATCCCTCCTTTCATTGCCTCTTTAACCTTTTTGACACATCTCAATCTCTCTCATTGTTTCTTCGATGGAAACATACCCCCTCAACTGGGAAATCTACTCTTTCTCGAGTATCTTGATCTAGGAGGGAATCATTTTTCGCAACAAATCCCTTCTCAGTTCTCAAATCTCTCCCATTTATTGTACCTTGATCTTAGTTCCAATAATTTGGTTGGAGGATTCCCTCTTCAACTCACAAATATGTCATCCTTGACATATTTGGATCTTAGTCTTAATAACTTCAATGGAACACTGCCTCCTCAGCTTGGAAATCTCTTATCCTTGGAACATCTTGATCTCAGTGACAATGCATTCACCGGAACAATGCCTCCTCAGCTTGGAAATCTCTTATCCTTGGAACATCTTGATCTAAGTGACAATGCATTCACCGGAACCATTCTTAGTCAATTCAAAAACCTTTCTCGTTTACAGTATCTTGATCTCCATCCTTCTTATTATATTTGGGACAAAACCATGTCATTAAGTTCTGATTTACAGTGGCTATCTGAACTTTCAACCATGAGGTATCTTTCACTTGCTAGGGTGAATCTAAGTGGTGCCAGCAATTGGCAACAAGTGAGTAGCCTTTCTCATCTTCAATATTTAGACTTGAATGGTTGCAATCTTGTTGATTCCGTGTCCACTGCATCACTTGCATTCCCTGCTAATTTCTCCACTTCTTTGTCTTTCGTGGATATCTCTTACAACTCTTTAAGGGATGCATCCTTCATATTTCCATGGTTAATGAATTCCAGTAGTAGTCTTGTTACTCTGAGAATGAATGATAATGGTTTAACAGGAACCATACCAGAAACATTCGGGGACAAATTGAGCTCCCTTGAGGAGTTAAATCTTGCAAATAATGAGCTCAAAGGCCAAATACCTCTATCCTTGTTTCATAGTTGTAATTTGGCATACCTTGACCTATCCAAGAACAACTTGACAGGGGAGTTCAATGAATATATTCGAGAGTATTCTCGTTGTGCTCATAAACCCTTACAAGTCTTGGATTTGGGATGGAATGCAATTACAGGGGTGGTGCCTGACATCTCACATCTTTCATCTTTGCAAGAGTTACGACTTGATAACAATAGATTAAATGGAACCATACATGAAGGTATTGGACAACTATCCATCTTAATTGAGTTAAGCCTTGCAAATAACTTATTGCATGGTTTGATATCTGAAGCTCACTTTTCAGGACTTTCCAATCTTGGCTCTTTGGATTTGTCTCATAATGCATTAGTTTTTAATGTTAGCGAGGAGTGGGTTCCCCCTTTCAGTTTAAGTGTCCTTTATTTGGCCTATTGCAAGTTGGGGCCTAACTTTCCAGCATGGCTTCATACCCAAACGATGATTGAGCATTTGGATATTTCCTATACTGGAATTTCTAGCACTGTTCCTAATTGGTTTTGGGAACCCCTTCCTCAGATGTGGAATTTGAATATTTCTCACAACAGTTTTCGAGGAAAAATTGAAGGCTCAATTCTACCAGCTATTGTTTCTAACCAACTTCTTTCAATTGATTTGAGCTTCAATTTATTTGAAGGTCCAATTCCAGCATTCCTTTCAAATGCTTCACAACTTCTTTTGTCCAATAACAGATTTTTAACTGCAAATCCTCTTTTATGTGCAAATTCTTCCAAATACACAAGATTTATGGATTTGTCAAACAACAACCTTAGAGGAGAACTTTCGGATTGTTGGAAGGGTTTTGAGTCGTTGGTCGTCCTAGATTTATCCAATAATCAGTTGTATGGAAATATGCCAAAATCTCTGGGGTCTTTAAGAAATATCCAGTCAATACACTTTGAAGGCAATAATTTTTCAGGAGAGATACCATCATCCTTGCATAATTGCACACAACTACAAGTTTTTGATGTTGCAGGTAATAAGTTGTCAGGAACAATACCAACCTGGATTGGAGATAATATTTCAAAGCTACTTGTACTTAGCTTGCATTCCAACAATTTTCATG CAAATTCAAATGCAACCATTACCGATGACTATCATTATAATTTTACCATCGGAATTTATAATGATAGCACATCACTCATATGGAAAGGGAAAATGTCAAAATATGGAAGCACCTTGGGATTGTTGAGAAGTATTGATTTCTCCAGCAACAAGTTAACAGGGAAAATACCAAGTGAGATGATGAGTCTTATTGGCTTGGTTTCTTTAAATCTTTCAAGAAACTTGTTCAGTGGAGAAATTCCTTCAACTATTGGACAGCTGAAGTCAATAGATTTTCTTGATCTATCCAGAAATCATTTGTCAGGAACAATTCCTTCACAGCTTGCTCAGATTGACCGTCTCAGTGTTCTTGACTTGTCATACAATGATTTATCTGGAGAAATCCCACTTGGCACGCAACTTCAAACAAGGGATGCTTCTGATTATGCAGGAAATCCAAAACTTTGTGGTGCTCCCCTCAACAATACTTGTCCCATTCATGGTCACCAGATCAGTGAACATGAtgctgatggtgatgatgatgaacaaTTTGTAAGCGAGGGGTTCTACATTGCTATGGCTGTTGGATTTGTTATGGCATTTTGGGGAGTTTGCTTCTCATTGATTTTGAAGAAATCTTGGAGATATGCTTATTTCAAGTTGTTGAGTGATGTCTGTGACAAGCTCTATGTATTTACAGCGATCAAGGTGGCCAAACTGAAAAGGATCAGATCTCAAACATGA
- the LOC112744529 gene encoding receptor-like protein EIX2 isoform X2 — translation MIQQLNLKYCVVGVMMMNGVVYAVLMVQLLAWTSSAVEVPSVKCIESERQALLSLKRVFNATDADWLSSWGDGEQQKECCNWEGIKCSNQTGHVIMLDIHHHVDPPELDELKVGYISPSLGELHHLKYLDLSGLFTLTPSIPPFIASLTFLTHLNLSHCFFDGNIPPQLGNLLFLEYLDLGGNHFSQQIPSQFSNLSHLLYLDLSSNNLVGGFPLQLTNMSSLTYLDLSLNNFNGTLPPQLGNLLSLEHLDLSDNAFTGTMPPQLGNLLSLEHLDLSDNAFTGTILSQFKNLSRLQYLDLHPSYYIWDKTMSLSSDLQWLSELSTMRYLSLARVNLSGASNWQQVSSLSHLQYLDLNGCNLVDSVSTASLAFPANFSTSLSFVDISYNSLRDASFIFPWLMNSSSSLVTLRMNDNGLTGTIPETFGDKLSSLEELNLANNELKGQIPLSLFHSCNLAYLDLSKNNLTGEFNEYIREYSRCAHKPLQVLDLGWNAITGVVPDISHLSSLQELRLDNNRLNGTIHEGLSNLGSLDLSHNALVFNVSEEWVPPFSLSVLYLAYCKLGPNFPAWLHTQTMIEHLDISYTGISSTVPNWFWEPLPQMWNLNISHNSFRGKIEGSILPAIVSNQLLSIDLSFNLFEGPIPAFLSNASQLLLSNNRFLTANPLLCANSSKYTRFMDLSNNNLRGELSDCWKGFESLVVLDLSNNQLYGNMPKSLGSLRNIQSIHFEGNNFSGEIPSSLHNCTQLQVFDVAGNKLSGTIPTWIGDNISKLLVLSLHSNNFHGNIPLSMCNLHELHVLDLSKNILSGNIPKCISNLSAMATPANSNATITDDYHYNFTIGIYNDSTSLIWKGKMSKYGSTLGLLRSIDFSSNKLTGKIPSEMMSLIGLVSLNLSRNLFSGEIPSTIGQLKSIDFLDLSRNHLSGTIPSQLAQIDRLSVLDLSYNDLSGEIPLGTQLQTRDASDYAGNPKLCGAPLNNTCPIHGHQISEHDADGDDDEQFVSEGFYIAMAVGFVMAFWGVCFSLILKKSWRYAYFKLLSDVCDKLYVFTAIKVAKLKRIRSQT, via the exons ATGATACAACAACTTAACTTGAAATATTGTGTGGTTGGAGTGATGATGATGAATGGCGTAGTTTATGCGGTGTTGATGGTGCAACTACTTGCATGGACGAGCAGTGCAGTGGAGGTGCCAAGCGTGAAGTGCATTGAGAGTGAAAGGCAAGCTCTGCTTTCTCTCAAACGTGTCTTCAATGCCACGGATGCTGATTGGCTGTCTTCATGGGGAGATGGGGAGCAGCAGAAGGAGTGTTGCAACTGGGAAGGCATCAAGTGCAGCAACCAGACAGGCCATGTTATCATGCTTGATATTCATCATCATGTCGATCCCCCTGAATTGGATGAACTGAAAGTTGGCTACATAAGCCCATCACTGGGTGAGTTACATCATTTGAAGTATTTGGACCTTAGTGGTCTCTTTACTCTCACCCCATCCATCCCTCCTTTCATTGCCTCTTTAACCTTTTTGACACATCTCAATCTCTCTCATTGTTTCTTCGATGGAAACATACCCCCTCAACTGGGAAATCTACTCTTTCTCGAGTATCTTGATCTAGGAGGGAATCATTTTTCGCAACAAATCCCTTCTCAGTTCTCAAATCTCTCCCATTTATTGTACCTTGATCTTAGTTCCAATAATTTGGTTGGAGGATTCCCTCTTCAACTCACAAATATGTCATCCTTGACATATTTGGATCTTAGTCTTAATAACTTCAATGGAACACTGCCTCCTCAGCTTGGAAATCTCTTATCCTTGGAACATCTTGATCTCAGTGACAATGCATTCACCGGAACAATGCCTCCTCAGCTTGGAAATCTCTTATCCTTGGAACATCTTGATCTAAGTGACAATGCATTCACCGGAACCATTCTTAGTCAATTCAAAAACCTTTCTCGTTTACAGTATCTTGATCTCCATCCTTCTTATTATATTTGGGACAAAACCATGTCATTAAGTTCTGATTTACAGTGGCTATCTGAACTTTCAACCATGAGGTATCTTTCACTTGCTAGGGTGAATCTAAGTGGTGCCAGCAATTGGCAACAAGTGAGTAGCCTTTCTCATCTTCAATATTTAGACTTGAATGGTTGCAATCTTGTTGATTCCGTGTCCACTGCATCACTTGCATTCCCTGCTAATTTCTCCACTTCTTTGTCTTTCGTGGATATCTCTTACAACTCTTTAAGGGATGCATCCTTCATATTTCCATGGTTAATGAATTCCAGTAGTAGTCTTGTTACTCTGAGAATGAATGATAATGGTTTAACAGGAACCATACCAGAAACATTCGGGGACAAATTGAGCTCCCTTGAGGAGTTAAATCTTGCAAATAATGAGCTCAAAGGCCAAATACCTCTATCCTTGTTTCATAGTTGTAATTTGGCATACCTTGACCTATCCAAGAACAACTTGACAGGGGAGTTCAATGAATATATTCGAGAGTATTCTCGTTGTGCTCATAAACCCTTACAAGTCTTGGATTTGGGATGGAATGCAATTACAGGGGTGGTGCCTGACATCTCACATCTTTCATCTTTGCAAGAGTTACGACTTGATAACAATAGATTAAATGGAACCATACATGAAG GACTTTCCAATCTTGGCTCTTTGGATTTGTCTCATAATGCATTAGTTTTTAATGTTAGCGAGGAGTGGGTTCCCCCTTTCAGTTTAAGTGTCCTTTATTTGGCCTATTGCAAGTTGGGGCCTAACTTTCCAGCATGGCTTCATACCCAAACGATGATTGAGCATTTGGATATTTCCTATACTGGAATTTCTAGCACTGTTCCTAATTGGTTTTGGGAACCCCTTCCTCAGATGTGGAATTTGAATATTTCTCACAACAGTTTTCGAGGAAAAATTGAAGGCTCAATTCTACCAGCTATTGTTTCTAACCAACTTCTTTCAATTGATTTGAGCTTCAATTTATTTGAAGGTCCAATTCCAGCATTCCTTTCAAATGCTTCACAACTTCTTTTGTCCAATAACAGATTTTTAACTGCAAATCCTCTTTTATGTGCAAATTCTTCCAAATACACAAGATTTATGGATTTGTCAAACAACAACCTTAGAGGAGAACTTTCGGATTGTTGGAAGGGTTTTGAGTCGTTGGTCGTCCTAGATTTATCCAATAATCAGTTGTATGGAAATATGCCAAAATCTCTGGGGTCTTTAAGAAATATCCAGTCAATACACTTTGAAGGCAATAATTTTTCAGGAGAGATACCATCATCCTTGCATAATTGCACACAACTACAAGTTTTTGATGTTGCAGGTAATAAGTTGTCAGGAACAATACCAACCTGGATTGGAGATAATATTTCAAAGCTACTTGTACTTAGCTTGCATTCCAACAATTTTCATGGTAACATTCCATTAAGCATGTGCAATCTTCATGAACTCCATGTCTTGGACCTCTCTAAAAATATTCTCTCTGGCAATATACCTAAATGCATAAGTAATCTTTCTGCTATGGCCACTCCAGCAAATTCAAATGCAACCATTACCGATGACTATCATTATAATTTTACCATCGGAATTTATAATGATAGCACATCACTCATATGGAAAGGGAAAATGTCAAAATATGGAAGCACCTTGGGATTGTTGAGAAGTATTGATTTCTCCAGCAACAAGTTAACAGGGAAAATACCAAGTGAGATGATGAGTCTTATTGGCTTGGTTTCTTTAAATCTTTCAAGAAACTTGTTCAGTGGAGAAATTCCTTCAACTATTGGACAGCTGAAGTCAATAGATTTTCTTGATCTATCCAGAAATCATTTGTCAGGAACAATTCCTTCACAGCTTGCTCAGATTGACCGTCTCAGTGTTCTTGACTTGTCATACAATGATTTATCTGGAGAAATCCCACTTGGCACGCAACTTCAAACAAGGGATGCTTCTGATTATGCAGGAAATCCAAAACTTTGTGGTGCTCCCCTCAACAATACTTGTCCCATTCATGGTCACCAGATCAGTGAACATGAtgctgatggtgatgatgatgaacaaTTTGTAAGCGAGGGGTTCTACATTGCTATGGCTGTTGGATTTGTTATGGCATTTTGGGGAGTTTGCTTCTCATTGATTTTGAAGAAATCTTGGAGATATGCTTATTTCAAGTTGTTGAGTGATGTCTGTGACAAGCTCTATGTATTTACAGCGATCAAGGTGGCCAAACTGAAAAGGATCAGATCTCAAACATGA